The Neospora caninum Liverpool complete genome, chromosome X genome includes a region encoding these proteins:
- a CDS encoding SRS domain-containing protein yields MSRFCLCERVSHCCLAILLAGVLLKPVSFAVSPPPTQEPSPVPTCDKTHSERATLETELSLTVGPEQDSVSFKCSSTANAQREPEKENVYTDANCSQTTQLTTLFSGADLQEVGDNGQKTYTLNIPKNSRKATQQELYYKCTLEKELHHKNGNAVSETEGQVCKVKITVEAVNKDEPDPEQNDEQPAGPIECTGSDTMKEASVSAESPLSFKCGAGMSLHPTNLTDVFDDQDGKCAAEVALQTLVDATLTKTDAEATHNEQPVYQLAVKTAPSEDTALCYKCVPSSSSDTKREIQSGGESSAKECLLKIFVKGSASSAFSATWGAAQTAVAFFVAAQLLPGMVDA; encoded by the coding sequence ATGAGTCGATTTTGCCTTTGTGAAAGGGTTTCTCACTGCTGTCTCGCCATTTTACTGGCAGGCGTCCTTCTGAAGCCGGTTTCCTTTGCTGTTTCACCGCCTCCCACTCAGGAGCCCTCACCAGTGCCGACCTGCGACAAGACACACAGTGAAAGGGCCACGCTTGAAACCGAGCTTTCGTTGACTGTCGGTCCCGAACAGGACAGCGTTTCGTTCAAGTGTAGTTCGACCGCGAACGCACAGCGTGAGCCAGAAAAGGAGAATGTCTATACAGATGCCAATTGCTCACAAACGACGCAGTTGACGACTCTGTTTAGCGGCGCCGATCTGCAGGAAGTAGGAGATAACGGGCAAAAAACGTACACGCTCAACATCCCGAAGAACTCACgcaaggcgacgcagcaAGAACTGTACTACAAATGCACCCTGGAGAAAGAACTGCACCACAAAAATGGGAATGCGGTGTCAGAAACGGAAGGACAAGTGTGCAAGGTCAAAATTACCGTTGAGGCTGTCAATAAAGATGAGCCTGACCCGGAGCAGAATGACGAGCAACCAGCAGGGCCCATCGAATGCACAGGTAGTGACACAATGAAGGAGGcaagtgtctccgcagaATCTCCTCTCTCATTCAAATGTGGAGCTGGAATGTCCCTGCACCCGACAAATTTGACAGACGTGTTTGATGACCAGGACGGGAAGTGCGCCGCTGAGGTTGCCCTGCAGACTCTCGTTGACGCCACATTAACAAAAACTGACGCTGAAGCCACACATAACGAACAGCCAGTGTACCAGCTTGCTGTGAAGACGGCCCCTTCTGAAGACACTGCCCTTTGCTACAAGTGCGTACCTTCATCGTCCAGcgacacaaaaagagagatacAGTCGGGTGGAGAATCTAGTGCAAAAGAATGCCTTCTGAAAATATTTGTGAAGGGaagcgcgtcttccgcgttttcggcgACATGGGGAGCCGCCCAGACAGCAGTCGCCTTTTTTGTCGCAGCACAATTGTTGCCAGGCATGGTTGACGCGTAG